From one Spartobacteria bacterium genomic stretch:
- a CDS encoding NAD(P)H-dependent oxidoreductase subunit E, with protein sequence MEAQESVLTPEIIEFIKVWKSKPGNLIMVLHRVQEHFGYISRASAFEVADLLDVPVAKIYGVITFYHFFKMEKPGKHRIAVCMGTACYLKGAEGLIGELENLLGTGLNSTTPDGEFTIEAVRCVGCCGLAPVVAVDGNVHGNLKPEDMAAIVAKYRG encoded by the coding sequence ATGGAAGCACAGGAGTCCGTGTTAACTCCGGAAATAATAGAGTTCATAAAAGTCTGGAAATCTAAACCAGGCAATCTGATTATGGTACTGCACCGCGTGCAGGAACATTTCGGATATATTTCGCGGGCATCGGCTTTTGAAGTCGCAGACCTGCTTGACGTGCCCGTGGCTAAAATTTATGGAGTGATTACTTTTTATCATTTCTTTAAAATGGAAAAGCCCGGCAAACACCGCATCGCTGTATGTATGGGAACCGCTTGCTACCTGAAAGGTGCAGAAGGACTCATCGGCGAACTGGAAAACCTCCTTGGTACAGGTCTGAACAGCACCACACCAGATGGAGAGTTTACTATCGAAGCCGTCCGTTGTGTCGGCTGTTGCGGACTCGCCCCTGTTGTCGCAGTTGACGGAAATGTTCACGGCAATTTAAAGCCGGAAGACATGGCCGCAATCGTTGCTAAGTACAGAGGCTGA